The following coding sequences lie in one Halorhabdus rudnickae genomic window:
- a CDS encoding DUF1641 domain-containing protein, with the protein MDDETDAPADLESLVADNPEEVARLLERLGLVNDLLDAADVATSAMDDEMIQSLAGTGTNLGLAANEIATDETVQLGEAVGQNADDLADGVEKVAELQRTGTLDDLLDLAELASLASAAMDDEMVMSLASTGTRLGEVADTAADDDIARGLEDALAALGEATSEEPEEVGAIGLLKATRDPDVKAGLGVVIALARALGQQTHNPSEA; encoded by the coding sequence ATGGACGACGAGACCGACGCGCCGGCCGACCTCGAATCGCTGGTCGCGGACAACCCCGAGGAGGTCGCCCGTCTGCTCGAACGCCTCGGGCTGGTCAACGATCTGCTGGACGCCGCCGACGTCGCCACCTCGGCGATGGACGACGAGATGATCCAGTCGCTGGCCGGAACGGGAACGAATCTCGGGCTGGCCGCCAACGAAATTGCCACCGACGAGACCGTTCAGTTGGGCGAAGCCGTCGGGCAAAACGCCGACGACCTCGCCGACGGTGTCGAGAAAGTCGCCGAGCTGCAGCGGACGGGCACGCTCGACGATCTACTCGACCTGGCCGAACTCGCCTCGCTGGCGAGCGCTGCGATGGACGACGAGATGGTCATGTCGCTTGCTTCGACCGGAACGCGACTTGGCGAGGTCGCCGACACCGCAGCGGACGACGACATCGCGCGCGGACTGGAAGACGCACTGGCGGCGCTGGGCGAGGCGACCAGCGAGGAACCCGAAGAAGTCGGCGCGATCGGGTTGCTGAAGGCCACTCGAGACCCCGACGTCAAGGCCGGGTTGGGCGTCGTGATCGCACTGGCCCGGGCGCTCGGCCAGCAGACCCACAACCCGTCCGAGGCCTAA